In Clupea harengus chromosome 1, Ch_v2.0.2, whole genome shotgun sequence, one DNA window encodes the following:
- the zgc:193811 gene encoding uncharacterized protein zgc:193811 isoform X2 yields MEHDRKPLTGPLADIKYTLAPPHWKTHTMADLKRRIENCWGLRVLPSPISEARDNYRGQPARITPHTAHYNELLALYGKLATDRTMAAPGPFLSTTHRDYRVFNSSELTSSYSGQGNSLRQGLTKSSAYSHTAPHKAPATAFCYPRLSQRSVPVPHRAYTSQYRDSFTTPALPHSLSHHVQPQHMST; encoded by the exons ATGGAGCACGACAGGAAGCCACTGACTGGACCACTGGCTGACATCAAGTACACCTTGGCTCCACCACACTGGAAGACCCAcacaatggctgatttgaagcgGAGG ATTGAGAACTGCTGGGGCTTGCGGGTGCTTCCCAGTCCAATCAGTGAGGCACGGGACAACTACAGGGGCCAACCAGCACGCATCACCCCCCATACAGCACACTACAATGAGTTATTG GCACTGTATGGAAAGCTTGCTACAGATCGGACCATGGCAGCTCCAGGTCCATTCCTCAGCACCACTCACAGAGATTACAGGGTCTTTAACAG TTCTGAATTGACTTCATCATACTCGGGCCAGGGGAACTCACTCCGTCAAGGACTGACAAAGAGCTCTGCCTACAGCCACACAGCTCCCCATAAGGCCCCAGCCACTGCCTTCTGTTATCCACGGCTGTCTCAGCGCTCTGTGCCGGTGCCCCACAGGGCCTACACATCTCAGTACAGGGACAGCTTCACCACTCCTGCCTTGCCTCACAGCCTGTCACACCACGTCCAGCCCCAGCACATGAGCACATAG
- the zgc:193811 gene encoding uncharacterized protein zgc:193811 isoform X1, whose product MNTYNQRTRSAELTSTGIGHKFVHPTPFHINSKNGPLPLSLERPRTSVASSFTPTSHMEHDRKPLTGPLADIKYTLAPPHWKTHTMADLKRRIENCWGLRVLPSPISEARDNYRGQPARITPHTAHYNELLALYGKLATDRTMAAPGPFLSTTHRDYRVFNSSELTSSYSGQGNSLRQGLTKSSAYSHTAPHKAPATAFCYPRLSQRSVPVPHRAYTSQYRDSFTTPALPHSLSHHVQPQHMST is encoded by the exons ATGAATACTTACAACCAAAGGACACGAAGTGCAGAACTCACAAGTACTGGAATCGGGCACAAATTTGTGCACCCTACGCCTTTCCATATAAATTCGAAG AATGGCCCGCTGCCTCTCTCGCTTGAGAGGCCTCGCACCTCAGTGGCTTCCTCCTTTACACCTACCTCACACATGGAGCACGACAGGAAGCCACTGACTGGACCACTGGCTGACATCAAGTACACCTTGGCTCCACCACACTGGAAGACCCAcacaatggctgatttgaagcgGAGG ATTGAGAACTGCTGGGGCTTGCGGGTGCTTCCCAGTCCAATCAGTGAGGCACGGGACAACTACAGGGGCCAACCAGCACGCATCACCCCCCATACAGCACACTACAATGAGTTATTG GCACTGTATGGAAAGCTTGCTACAGATCGGACCATGGCAGCTCCAGGTCCATTCCTCAGCACCACTCACAGAGATTACAGGGTCTTTAACAG TTCTGAATTGACTTCATCATACTCGGGCCAGGGGAACTCACTCCGTCAAGGACTGACAAAGAGCTCTGCCTACAGCCACACAGCTCCCCATAAGGCCCCAGCCACTGCCTTCTGTTATCCACGGCTGTCTCAGCGCTCTGTGCCGGTGCCCCACAGGGCCTACACATCTCAGTACAGGGACAGCTTCACCACTCCTGCCTTGCCTCACAGCCTGTCACACCACGTCCAGCCCCAGCACATGAGCACATAG